The DNA region ATCGACTTATAAAGAAAAGTTATACTTCAGCCATAAGAAAAATACTTATTACTGAATAtcttcgaatttattattattattgtgttGCCAAAATAActtattacaattattctatttaactttttatcacgaaaaatgattttacgtATTAGATGGTTTGGTTAGTTTTTACTCTGTTATCTGTTATGTGGCGCCCTCTGTTCTACAGTATAATTTTAAACTGTGCATTTTTATTGGTcgagtaaaattatttgaaaattcagacttcttttgttttaatttcttgattttttgCACTGTATACAAAAGAAttgttatgaatatttttcaataatcaaatatagtgaaatatgattaattatattctatctgggaaagaaatattttttaagctcatttataatacttataatatggataatttatattaattgtgataagataatttttgttatttgtaaAAACATTGAAAAGTAAGTGAACTTTAATTACCAATTTTTTATGTCATTCGATTGTAAATCATCCTTTCGatcctttatcttttcatttgatattttttcagtTTCACAtgttgatttaattaattttttagtttCACATGTTGGTTTAGTTAAATTTCCAATTTCACATGTTAATTTAGTTAATTTTTCAGTTTCACATGTTAATCTACTTAATCTTTCAGTTCCATTcgttgatttaattaatttttcagtaTCACATGTGGTTTGTAAATTTTCATCTAACGAATGTTTAGGATTTCTTATGACTTTTACGAAAGATTTTCCATACGAAttcatttttgtattaaaaggTTGCATAATATTATTAGTCGTAATTCCATCTTTGCAAGTGAAtgcacatttttctttcactattGGTCTCATTTCTTTGAAAGGAATTGAATTTGGTTGAAATTGATTAATCTTGCATTTATGGTTTTGACATTGTAAGCCAGAATAAGGACGTAATTTCTACGACAGaagattcaaatatatatattcttgagCTAgagaatatgatatataaatagaaataatatatttatattattacttttccaATATTTGCTATGATTGCTTTACTTAAGACAGCTCTAGGAATTTTATATGAACGATGTGGTTTTGGCTGCGGTTCAGGACATTCGTGGTTattagttttaattatttctgtaTAAATTAACACATCTCCAAGAGTTGACTGATAACATGGATTTAGCAAGCGTGGATCTTGCTTGCGTAATGCCATTTGTTTCTGATAAGTTATTGGACAGATACATAATGATGGACAGGTTTTCTTTGAGTCAATTCCAAAAAAACGTTTCCAAGAAGATGGTTTTACTTTTATGGGTTCAACCTTTTTGCAATTAGTAggtttttctttaattacagGTGGAGACTTACGAAATTTCAATAAACTTCTTTTTGGTTTACTGTAGTCTTCTAAGCATTTAGAGGGCTGTCCGGTAGAAGGTTCTATTCGAGTAAGAGGTAATTTTCTACAGCTTcctgatatatatttatgctctttattaaatgttaacaTTTCTCTTTTAGATTTTCCAATTTGATAGGTTCTAATGTTTTGTTTaaagatattacaaaatattggtattttttgaaaattgctGACATGTTTGTTAATCTAAACAAAGACAAAATTGcatttaaaaatctaaatgATTTTAGGaacaaagtatttttatttaaaaaatgattaaattttttagatatataacaaataagtttataaataaattaataaagatagaatataaaagtaaGATACTTACATTAAATAAAGGTGAActtgaaatattgattattgtCCGAAAAAGTGCCATAATGtataagtattttataaaaagagaaaattaccTCTTACATGATagtttatgttattttatgtTACTTTATGTTACATAACTCTTCATTAAAaggattttattaaaatcttaaatataaaGAGTAATGTTAAAAATCGATGAATGACTATATTCAGATAGTTACATTCGATAATTGTCGTCATAAACGATTTCTTTAAAAGGacaatatgtacatatatatctaccgTTCggtaataaacaaaataatattataatttttttttaagaatatactattttagttaaatataaattaataggcCTAAATCAAAGTCTCGCTTTTCAGACGAGAGAAATTACACGGATCGTTGCCGATATCGATTCGGTCCTTTGATCGCCGACCGTTTCCAATGCCTATGTAAACCTCTAAAGTGGCCTTACCATCAATTTGGCCAGGGTCGATTTCGGGAAACACAGGGATTACCGATACCACGCCTACAAACGGAATCGCACCTCGTTGAAATGTGAATAAAAGGTAAATCACTTTAGTCAATTCATTTACATTAGAAATTAACATTTTGCCTTTTCAGcttatctctctttaattGATAACATAAAAAGCTTAATTAATGATGCGACTATTAGGATTGAGAATAAGAAGATTCGCATAATGTGCTCTATATTACAAGTACGTAATCAATTATGAGAAAATCAATTATGGTTTATTGGTAATTCAGGAAGTCTTGATCGATCTAACGTCGTTTTTATGTTCCTCCATCGAAACTCAACtcgcaaagagagagagaaagagagagaaatattgcctctgaactctctctctctctctctctctccctccctctcatCTCTCCAAATCGTAGAGACAAGGTGGATGCAAGGAGAACTCTGGAAGCATTTGCGAGCCGGTGCGCAGATTGATTCGGTTCGGCTAAACCGCCGCCGCGCCGTTGCTTCGATTCCCGCCACCCCCTTCTCTGCTTTCGACGATCCTCGCAAGGGGTGCCGGTGCTATCCAGAGCCCCGATTTTCTGCCGGCGAGTCGCGGTGAGGAAGGGTGTTTACTCAAGACACGACAATTCATTACGTAATTGAATTGAATGAGGCCTCTCTTCCTTCCACCCCTCAAATCCAACCGACCGCCCTTCTACCTCTACCAACGCTGTACGAGCTCCCTCTACGTCCACGCTTTTacatgtatgcgtatatatatgtaccgtATAGATATAGGTGGCGTTAGTGAGGGGATGAGGTTTATTCTAGcagtagcaacagcagcaacacaCACACAGGGACGCGTGCATGCTCGCGCGTTCGCCGCCTGTGGGGTATGCTAGCAACCGAATTAAACGATTAGTTAAACTGATTTCGAGTTAGGTGAATGAATAAGTAATCGGATTTCTCGTTAAGGTAATCGCATTGCGCCCTGATTGGCTCCGTCTGCCTGCGTTTATAAGCCATACCCTCTCTCGTCCTACCATTTCGATCTCCCTCCTGACCCTCTCTCCTTTAcccctctcactctcactctctcactctccctctgtttctctctctcactctgtttctctccctctctctctttctctctttccctccctacCTCACCCTCTCGTTCTCAGGATGCACGTTGTCGGACCACGCGTACTCCTTTTTCCCCCTCATTTCCCTCGcgtatctccttctctttttctcctttaccaCTTGTCCGactcgaattttctttatttttcaatcggaaactatctctctttggtatcttccgtttttctttgtcgatttcctccttttcttttaacatctTTCCTACGATTtctcatattttcattttatactacttttttttctgcccttttcttttcttttctttttttctttaaactacATCCAATATTATGATtaagtttatatatctatacacgtGTCTACATATTTCAATTACTCAtgatattctatatttacaagttttcctttttctctattcgtcAACTCATTCATTCGcttctccctttccctttccctttccctttccctttccctcttccaccctttctccctttatttATCCATCTTTATCCAATCTCCGTGTCTATATCTATTCGATGAGACGTCGTTCTCTACGAGCCGACGATGTGCCGAGCATGTTTGCCCGAGCAATTACATTCCCGAACGCAATCCCATTTAAATATTGTCGAGTTTGGTGCTGGCAAACAGGGGGACGCATCGTAGTACAGGGTCGCAATCGAGATTCAATTCGATGTAATACGCGTGTCGTTTTTCTTTGGCATCATTACGAATATTCCTTTTTTGAATT from Vespula vulgaris chromosome 8, iyVesVulg1.1, whole genome shotgun sequence includes:
- the LOC127065993 gene encoding uncharacterized protein LOC127065993 isoform X1, producing the protein MALFRTIINISSSPLFNINKHVSNFQKIPIFCNIFKQNIRTYQIGKSKREMLTFNKEHKYISGSCRKLPLTRIEPSTGQPSKCLEDYSKPKRSLLKFRKSPPVIKEKPTNCKKVEPIKVKPSSWKRFFGIDSKKTCPSLCICPITYQKQMALRKQDPRLLNPCYQSTLGDVLIYTEIIKTNNHECPEPQPKPHRSYKIPRAVLSKAIIANIGKKLRPYSGLQCQNHKCKINQFQPNSIPFKEMRPIVKEKCAFTCKDGITTNNIMQPFNTKMNSYGKSFVKVIRNPKHSLDENLQTTCDTEKLIKSTNGTERLSRLTCETEKLTKLTCEIGNLTKPTCETKKLIKSTCETEKISNEKIKDRKDDLQSNDIKNCAKNQEIKTKEV
- the LOC127065993 gene encoding uncharacterized protein LOC127065993 isoform X2, which gives rise to MALFRTIINISSSPLFNINKHVSNFQKIPIFCNIFKQNIRTYQIGKSKREMLTFNKEHKYISGSCRKLPLTRIEPSTGQPSKCLEDYSKPKRSLLKFRKSPPVIKEKPTNCKKVEPIKVKPSSWKRFFGIDSKKTCPSLCICPITYQKQMALRKQDPRLLNPCYQSTLGDVLIYTEIIKTNNHECPEPQPKPHRSYKIPRAVLSKAIIANIGKKLRPYSGLQCQNHKCKINQFQPNSIPFKEMRPIVKEKCAFTCKDGITTNNIMQPFNTKMNSYGKSFVKVIRNPKHSLDENLQTTCDTEKLIKSTNGTERLSRLTCETEKLTKLTCEIGNLTKPTCETKKLIKSTCETEKISNEKIKDRKDDLQSNDIKN